The following coding sequences lie in one Aspergillus puulaauensis MK2 DNA, chromosome 3, nearly complete sequence genomic window:
- a CDS encoding uncharacterized protein (COG:S;~EggNog:ENOG410PIUA): MSLGFPFYRPTTPPVHYQELAGQSHNRNASDSSIYSNDSSPWSAVTSATSPTVDSPPRYQHGPALLPRIRHQDVVIEPPPAAGPQRHRRFLSNTRNPPGFVPYPPQRPSVQRNVVEVSDRLAAISSAHTSPVYNSYNESTLSSPVSMVPSHKRKESGKHSRSGSASSIDEETLKRYGYPTYRQFPKYHTAQPQPQPSPTAPITPATPNIMVYPPHLRDSSADPGIVKTQEVTAHAPIAIPPSPCGYSQVPSAQCSPIGLVHPTVSACPQSTSLLLYLTSPTQAINLVRNVSVAPTRGLHDYFWWDVRNLRSWTSFSLDTFDSIKGLTKLLKTAIPSNMTPPAVVQNNRLSPDSEAALISLVQDIYAPRVNAALGVSLGPEHLSLYPAPAPRASANNKNYGGPHFLANYSSDSEQTAAGLPRGRLVGIAKSFDRWNTGMRNEAPHRRVEYLNGLAHLQRCMREHSCRYGFIITEIELVCVRAGCDLGDDVPYFGFLEVSAPIPTNIAANASGFGAGSGSTAYASPSSPASSTDSSLESQSPPLHHEEYSLPAPEALNAPMTASLALYFLLMLSKSVPLPSQPSSHLNVGGPGALTRQRTLTEGKDKWIPEPQIGEKRDAKRVRGWIWPHDAWHRREGGGAPRARATTVPAKQKKWHK, from the coding sequence ATGTCCCTGGGATTCCCTTTCTACCGACCCACCACTCCTCCTGTTCATTACCAGGAGCTGGCTGGTCAGTCGCATAACCGCAACGCATCGGACTCCTCTATATACTCCAACGATTCGTCTCCCTGGTCTGCTGTCACCTCCGCTACGAGCCCGACGGTAGATTCTCCTCCACGGTATCAGCATGGGCCTGCTCTCCTTCCGAGAATCAGGCATCAGGACGTCGTTATCGAACCACCACCGGCGGCTGGACCCCAACGCCATCGTCGGTTCTTGTCTAACACGCGGAACCCGCCGGGATTCGTTCCATATCCACCACAACGTCCGTCGGTCCAGCGCAATGTGGTTGAGGTATCGGACAGGCTTGCCGCCATCTCATCTGCGCACACCTCTCCTGTCTACAATTCCTACAATGAATCAACGCTTTCGTCCCCTGTGAGCATGGTTCCATCACACAAGCGCAAGGAATCTGGCAAACATTCACGCTCGGGATCTGCTTCAAGTATCGATGAAGAGACCTTGAAAAGATATGGTTACCCAACCTACCGGCAGTTCCCAAAGTACCATACGGCTCaacctcagcctcagccttcgCCAACCGCACCTATCACACCGGCTACGCCCAACATCATGGTGTATCCTCCACATTTACGGGACTCTTCGGCCGATCCCGGTATAGTGAAGACCCAGGAAGTTACTGCGCACGCACCAATTGCaatcccaccatccccatGCGGGTATTCTCAAGTCCCTAGTGCCCAATGTTCACCTATTGGCCTTGTTCACCCTACTGTTAGCGCTTGTCCACAGTCGACCAGTCTTCTTTTGTACCTTACAAGCCCAACGCAAGCAATCAATCTAGTTCGCAATGTGAGCGTAGCCCCTACTCGAGGCCTGCACGACTATTTCTGGTGGGATGTCCGGAACTTGCGCAGCTGGACCTCCTTCTCTTTGGACACTTTCGACTCAATCAAGGGGCTCACAAAACTATTGAAGACCGCGATTCCTTCGAATATGACCCCTCCAGCTGTAGTGCAGAACAATCGTTTGTCTCCAGACTCGGAAGCTGCACTCATTAGTCTTGTCCAAGATATCTACGCCCCGCGAGTGAATGCTGCCCTCGGGGTATCCCTGGGACCCGAGCATCTATCTCTTtacccagctccagctcctcgagcttcagcaaacaacaaaaacTACGGCGGACCACACTTTCTAGCCAACTACTCCTCAGACAGTGAACAAACCGCCGCAGGTCTACCTCGCGGCCGCCTTGTTGGGATAGCCAAGAGCTTTGACCGCTGGAATACAGGGATGCGTAATGAAGCGCCTCATCGCCGCGTGGAGTACCTCAACGGCCTTGCTCATCTCCAGCGATGCATGCGAGAACATTCCTGCCGCTACGGTTTCATAATTACTGAGATCGAACTCGTCTGCGTGCGAGCAGGCTGCGATCTGGGCGACGACGTTCCTTATTTCGGGTTTCTGGAGGTCTCCGCGCCAATTCCAACCAACATTGCAGCCAACGCAAGCGGATTCGGAGCTGGGAGCGGATCGACTGCGTATGCATCACCTAGCTCgcctgcttcttccaccgATAGCTCCCTAGAGAGTCAGTCACCACCGCTGCACCATGAGGAGTACTCTCTCCCAGCACCAGAAGCCCTAAATGCTCCCATGACCGCAAGCTTAGCCTTATACTTTCTACTCATGCTCTCCAAATCCGTCCCCCttccctctcaaccctcttcTCACCTCAATGTCGGAGGACCGGGTGCGCTCACCCGACAACGGACCCTAACGGAGGGCAAAGACAAGTGGATTCCCGAGCCGCAGATTGGCGAAAAGCGCGATGCGAAGAGGGTAAGAGGATGGATCTGGCCGCACGATGCCTGGCATCGACGGGAGGGTGGTGGAGCACCGAGGGCTCGGGCGACGACAGTTCCAGCGAAGCAGAAAAAATGGCATAAGTAG
- the erg13 gene encoding hydroxymethylglutaryl-CoA synthase (COG:I;~EggNog:ENOG410PG2N;~InterPro:IPR013746,IPR000590,IPR016039,IPR013528, IPR010122;~PFAM:PF01154,PF08540;~go_function: GO:0004421 - hydroxymethylglutaryl-CoA synthase activity [Evidence IEA];~go_function: GO:0016746 - transferase activity, transferring acyl groups [Evidence IEA];~go_process: GO:0006084 - acetyl-CoA metabolic process [Evidence IEA];~go_process: GO:0008299 - isoprenoid biosynthetic process [Evidence IEA];~go_process: GO:0010142 - farnesyl diphosphate biosynthetic process, mevalonate pathway [Evidence IEA]) — translation MSRPQNIGIKAIEVYFPRQCLDQTDLEKHDGVSEGKYTIGLGQSKMSFCDDREDIYSISLTTLSSLMKKYDVDPNSVGRLEVGTETLLDKSKSVKSVLMQLFAPHGNTNIEGIDTVNACYGGTNAVFNSINWVESSAWDGRDAVVVCGDIALYAKGNARPTGGAGCVAMLIGPDAPIVFEPGLRASYITHAYDFYKPDLTSEYPVVDGHFSLRCYTEAVDACYKAYGAREKTLKEKTQNGTNGVSHDESKDPLDRFDYILFHAPTCKLVQKSYARMLYNDYIANPTHPSFAEVAPELRDLDYEKSLTDKTVEKTFMGLTKKRFAERVRPGLDVATLCGNMYTATVYAGLCSLLSNVTFDPSQPKRLGFFSYGSGLASSLFSAKVVGDVSYIVEKLDLHNRLDARNVLPPTDYEAMCELREHAHLAKEFKPAGNVETLFPGTYYLTEIDGMFRRKYETKA, via the exons ATGTCTCGCCCCCAGAACATCGGTATCAAGGCCATTGAGGTCTACTTCCCCCGTCAG TGTCTCGACCAGACGGACTTGGAGAAGCACGATGGCGTTAGCGAGGGAAAATACACAATTGGTCTTGGACAAAGCAAGATGAGCTTCTGCGACGACCGCGAGG ACATCTACTCCATttccctcaccaccctctcctccctcatGAAGAAGTACGACGTTGACCCTAACTCGGTCGGTCGATTGGAAGTCGGCACGGAGACTCTGCTGGACAAGTCTAAGTCCGTCAAGTCCGTCCTCATGCAACTTTTTGCTCCTCACGGAAACACCAACATCGAGGGTATTGATACCGTCAACGCCTGCTACGGAGGAACCAACGCTGttttcaacagcatcaactGGGTGGAGTCTTCCGCTTGGGACGGCAGAGATGCTGTCGTTGTGTGTGGTGACATTGCTCTCTATGCCAAGGGCAACGCTCGCCCtactggtggtgctggttgcGTCGCCATGCTGATCGGTCCCGACGCTCCTATCGTCTTTGAGCCCGGCCTCCGTGCTTCGTACATCACTCACGCCTACGACTTCTACAAGCCCGACCTTACCAGCGAGTACCCCGTTGTTGATGGCCACTTCTCCCTCCGCTGCTACACCGAGGCCGTCGATGCCTGCTACAAGGCCTACGGTGCCCGTGAGAAGACCCTGAAGGAGAAGACCCAGAACGGCACCAACGGTGTTTCTCACGACGAGTCTAAGGACCCTCTGGACCGTTTCGACTacatcctcttccacgcccCTACTTGCAAGCTTGTACAAAAGTCTTACGCCCGTATGCTGTACAACGACTACATCGCCAACCCCACTCACCCCTCGTTTGCCGAAGTCGCGCCCGAGCTCCGCGACCTCGACTACGAAAAGTCTCTGACAGACAAGACTGTCGAGAAGACTTTTATGGGTCTCACCAAGAAGCGTTTCGCCGAGCGCGTGCGCCCTGGTCTTGATGTTGCCACTCTCTGCGGTAACATGTATACCGCTACCGTCTACGCCGGTCTCTGCTCTCTGCTCAGCAATGTCACTTTTGACCCTAGCCAGCCTAAGCGCCTTGGATTCTTCTCATATGGCAGTGGTCTTGCCAGCTCTCTCTTCAGCGCTAAGGTTGTCGGCGACGTCTCTTACATTGTTGAGAAGTTGGACCTTCACAACCGTCTCGACGCCCGAAACGTCCTGCCTCCTACCGATTACGAGGCGATGTGTGAACTCCGTGAGCACGCCCACTTGGCCAAGGAATTTAAGCCTGCCGGCAACGTGGAGACCCTCTTCCCCGGTACATACTATCTCACTGAGATTGATGGCATGTTCCGTCGCAAGTACGAAACCAAGGCATGA
- the pmcB gene encoding putative calcium-translocating P-type ATPase(PMCA-type) (COG:P;~EggNog:ENOG410PGJZ;~InterPro:IPR006068,IPR018303,IPR023298,IPR023299, IPR001757,IPR006408,IPR004014,IPR036412,IPR008250, IPR023214;~PFAM:PF00689,PF13246,PF00122,PF00690,PF00702;~TransMembrane:10 (i247-267o279-297i446-467o487-514i924-945o951-973i994-1019o1039-1055i1076-1096o1108-1127i);~go_component: GO:0016020 - membrane [Evidence IEA];~go_component: GO:0016021 - integral component of membrane [Evidence IEA];~go_function: GO:0000166 - nucleotide binding [Evidence IEA];~go_function: GO:0005388 - calcium transmembrane transporter activity, phosphorylative mechanism [Evidence IEA];~go_function: GO:0005524 - ATP binding [Evidence IEA];~go_process: GO:0070588 - calcium ion transmembrane transport [Evidence IEA]), protein MASPNDESSADSSHLQPTPQIAIHTDDQNTSFSPEQTESHPTTLMPSADRLTVNHDPPRTSHSLDGDTLRTRANSTASNAETIANSEAPSKVVEGPPKGTSNPANLSEIDDVPLSEALNPDPQYAHDFEVQDNRFPFSPGQLNKILNPKSLAAYHALGGVAGLEKALRTDLKSGLSGDETKLHGNLVYVPETSSYDLLDETAGSSSGTEDTDTQFYDRIRIFSQNRLPARKTTGFLKLLWMAYNDKIIILLTIAAVVSLSLGIYQTIDEGHGVDWVEGVAIVVAIAIVTIVTALNDWQKERQFAKLNKRNNDREVKAIRSGREMMISIFDITVGDILLVEPGDSVPADGVLISGHGIKCDESSATGESDQMKKTDGFEVSRKIADGTATKKLDPFMISGSKILEGVGTYLVTSVGKYSSYGRILMSLQESNDPTPLQVKLGRLANWIGWLGSSAAIALFFALLIRFLVNLGDNPASSATKGQQFVDILIVAVTVIVVAIPEGLPLAVTLALAFATTRMVKENNLVRVLRACETMGNATVICSDKTGTLTQNKMTVVAGTLGSKGFQHNLEDEYASTSAMEVFKACPQDARDLLVKSIALNSTAFEEAKDGSREFVGSKTEVALLQLARDYLGMDVTTERASSSIVQLIPFDSARKCMGIVYRVSDGQYRLLVKGAAEIMVDKCSTQVNTDVAKLIVEPATVQDKRQVLDTIDSYAKKSLRTIGLVYKDFSAHSWPPAGVPTVQDDPESAEFDSIFRDMTWLGVMGIQDPLRPEVPAAIKRCHEAGVQVKMVTGDNVNTATAIAESCGIKTKDGFVMEGPKFRQLSEEEMDRILPNLQVLARSSPEDKRILVARLKKLGETVAVTGDGTNDGPALKTADVGFSMGIAGTEVAKEASSIILLDDNFKSIVTAISWGRAVNDAVAKFLQFQITVNITAVLLTFVSSLYNSDNESVLSAVQLLWVNLIMDTFAALALATDAPTEKILNRKPVPKHASLFTVTMWKMILGQAIYQLAITFMLYFAGDNILSDYLDSDPDIRHRQLDTIVFNTFVWMQIFNEFNNRRLDNKLNIFEGMLRNYWFIGINCIMVGGQVMIIYVGGQAFNVRPITSVQWGICVACAIGCLPWAVVLRCIPDGPVGIIIDAVTASIRFVMKPIGRGFAAIARPIKRVMRRRQNKESDKPADSDSSDDAESLKDLSEQRVPNEEQQRSVPQFTFTTPDDASGR, encoded by the exons ATGGCGAGCCCTAACGACGAGTCCTCTGCGGACTCATCACATCTGCAACCAACTCCGCAGATCGCAATCCATACAGATGACCAGAATACATCATTCTCACCAGAACAGACAGAATCACATCCTACAACCCTGATGCCATCTGCAGACCGGTTGACAGTCAACCATGATCCGCCACGAACATCACATTCGCTCGATGGCGACACTCTTCGCACCCGTGCGAATTCCACCGCCTCTAATGCAGAGACAATCGCCAACTCAGAAGCGCCATCGAAGGTAGTAGAAGGACCGCCCAAGGGCACATCCAACCCGGCCAACCTCTCAGAGATCGATGACGTGCCGCTCTCGGAAGCTCTCAACCCAGATCCTCAATATGCCCATGATTTCGAGGTGCAGGACAACCGATTCCCTTTCTCGCCTGGCCAGCTGAACAAGATACTCAACCCCAAGTCGTTGGCTGCTTATCATGCACTGGGAGGGGTAGCAGGCCTAGAAAAGGCTCTGCGAACAGATCTCAAGTCCGGGTTATCCGGTGACGAAACAAAATTACACGGTAATCTTGTCTATGTCCCGGAGACATCGTCGTATGATTTACTCGATGAGACTGCTGGCAGCTCAAGCGGTACAGAAGACACAGACACCCAATTCTACGACCGGATACGCATCTTCAGCCAGAATCGGCTaccggcgaggaagacaacGGGTTTTCTGAAGTTGTTGTGGATGGCATATAATGATAAGATTATCATTCTGCTGACGATCGCTGCGGttgtctctctttctctggGAATCTACCAGACTATCGATGAAGGGCATGGCGTCGATTGGGTTGAGGGTGTTGCCATCGTTGTTGCCATCGCTATTGTTACTATCGTGACGGCGTTGAATGACTGGCAGAAGGAACGTCAGTTCGCAAAGTTGAACAAGAGG AATAACGACCGCGAGGTGAAAGCTATCCGCTCTGGCAGAGAAATGATGATTTCCATCTTCGACATCACCGTCGGTGACATCCTCCTTGTTGAACCTGGCGACTCTGTCCCTGCAGACGGCGTCCTCATCTCCGGCCACGGAATTAAGTGTGACGAGTCGTCAGCGACCGGTGAATCCGACCAAATGAAAAAGACAGACGGATTCGAAGTATCCCGGAAGATTGCCGATGGAACCGCCACCAAGAAGCTTGATCCTTTCATGATCTCCGGCAGCAAAATCCTAGAAGGCGTCGGCACATATCTTGTCACGAGCGTCGGGAAATACTCCAGCTATGGTCGGATCTTGATGTCGCTGCAAGAGTCTAACGACCCTACTCCGCTCCAAGTCAAGCTTGGGCGACTGGCGAACTGGATTGGGTGGTTGGGATCAAG TGCTGCTATTGCTCTCTTTTTCGCTCTGCTCATTCGCTTTCTCGTCAACCTTGGGGACAATCCTGCTAGCTCGGCTACTAAGGGTCAGCAGTTTGTCGACATTCTCATCGTAGCTGTCACTGTCATTGTTGTTGCGATTCCTG AGGGCCTTCCGCTGGCCGTGACATTGGCTCTCGCCTTCGCCACAACACGAATGGTCAAAGAAAACAACTTGGTCCGTGTTCTAAGAGCATGCGAAACCATGGGCAACGCAACGGTGATCTGTTCTGATAAGACAGGCACATTGACCCAGAATAAGATGACTGTGGTTGCCGGTACTTTGGGCTCGAAAGGGTTCCAGCACAACCTCGAGGACGAGTATGCCTCCACTTCTGCTATGGAAGTCTTCAAGGCGTGCCCTCAGGATGCGCGGGACCTCCTTGTCAAAAGTATTGCTCTCAACTCGACCGCATTCGAAGAAGCAAAGGATGGTTCGCGAGAGTTTGTCGGAAGCAAGACTGAAGTCGCCCTCCTGCAACTGGCACGCGACTATCTCGGGATGGACGTTACTACTGAGCGTGCCTCCTCGTCGATTGTTCAATTGATCCCCTTTGACTCTGCTAGGAAATGCATGGGCATTGTATACCGAGTTTCCGATGGTCAATATCGCCTCCTTGTCAAGGGAGCCGCTGAGATCATGGTCGACAAATGTTCAACCCAAGTGAATACCGATGTGGCTAAACTGATTGTTGAGCCAGCAACCGTGCAGGACAAGAGGCAAGTTCTTGACACGATAGACTCGTACGCAAAGAAGTCGCTGCGTACGATTGGTCTAGTGTACAAGGACTTCTCTGCCCATTCCTGGCCTCCAGCTGGGGTTCCCACTGTTCAGGATGACCCAGAGTCTGCCGAATTCGACAGCATTTTCCGCGACATGACATGGCTTGGTGTGATGGGAATCCAAGATCCCCTGCGCCCAGAGGTTCCTGCTGCTATTAAGCGGTGCCACGAGGCTGGCGTTCAGGTGAAGATGGTCACAGGTGACAATGTCAACACTGCTACTGCCATTGCTGAGTCTTGTGGCATTAAAACAAAAGACGGCTTTGTCATGGAGGGACCCAAGTTCCGCCAGCTCTCCGAGGAAGAAATGGATAGGATTCTACCAAACCTTCAGGTTCTGGCGCGCTCTTCCCCTGAAGATAAGCGCATCCTGGTGGCTcggttgaagaagctgggcgaAACCGTCGCAGTTACAGGGGATGGTACCAACGATGGACCAGCCTTAAAGACTGCGGATGTGGGATTCTCCATGGGAATTGCTGGCACTGAGGTCGCAAAGGAGGCCAGTTCGATTATTCTTCTCGACGACAACTTCAAGTCGATCGTGACGGCCATTTCCTGGGGTCGTGCAGTCAATGACGCTGTTGCGAAGTTCCTTCAGTTCCAGATCACTGTCAACATCACCGCCGTCCTCCTTACCTTTGTCTCGTCTCTCTACAACTCGGATAACGAGAGCGTCCTCAGCGCCGTCCAGCTACTCTGGGTGAACCTGATCATGGACACCTTCGCTGCCCTTGCTCTTGCAACTGACGCACCGACTGAGAAAATCCTCAACCGAAAACCTGTCCCTAAGCATGCGTCTCTCTTCACTGTGACCATGTGGAAGATGATCTTGGGCCAGGCTATTTACCAGCTCGCCATTACATTTATGCTCTACTTCGCCGGAGACAACATCCTCTCCGACTACCTCGACTCTGACCCTGACAtccgccaccgccagctcgaCACCATTGTTTTTAACACCTTCGTCTGGATGCAGATCTTCAACGAGTTCAATAACCGCCGCCTCGACAACAAACTTAACATCTTCGAAGGTATGCTCCGCAACTACTGGTTCATCGGAATTAACTGTATTATGGTCGGCGGCCAAGTCATGATTATCTACGTCGGCGGCCAGGCGTTCAACGTCCGGCCGATTACCTCCGTACAATGGGGAATTTGCGTCGCCTGCGCAATTGGCTGTCTTCCTTGGGCTGTTGTTCTTCGCTGTATTCCTGATGGACCGGTCGGCATCATCATTGACGCCGTGACCGCCTCCATCAGGTTCGTGATGAAGCCTATCGGCCGTGGCTTTGCTGCGATTGCAAGACCGATCAAGCGAGTGATGCGCAGACGCCAGAACAAGGAAAGTGACAAACCTgccgacagcgacagcagtGATGATGCAGAATCCTTGAAAGACCTGAGTGAACAACGCGTTCCTAACGAGGAGCAACAACGCTCCGTGCCTCAATTTACATTTACGACCCCTGATGATGCTTCTGGAAGATAA
- a CDS encoding actin-related protein 2/3 complex subunit 5 family protein (BUSCO:EOG09264V51;~COG:Z;~EggNog:ENOG410PQEJ;~InterPro:IPR006789,IPR036743;~PFAM:PF04699;~go_component: GO:0005885 - Arp2/3 protein complex [Evidence IEA];~go_component: GO:0015629 - actin cytoskeleton [Evidence IEA];~go_process: GO:0030833 - regulation of actin filament polymerization [Evidence IEA];~go_process: GO:0034314 - Arp2/3 complex-mediated actin nucleation [Evidence IEA]), which translates to MSAINYRTINIDALDPDSPQNFPLESLLPGTLPAPSNSGAAAQNAQQVRQLLRSGDPAAALIHVLDTAPLGGDDSAKQVHLATVIDVLQGIRQGDMGRVLAGALEGPGGVERGDCLMKYLYKGMAAGGPGSGAQSPRKSISPESTGFSQVQARNLGEGGGGQQMSVLLNWHEKLVELTGTGSIVRVMTDRRTV; encoded by the exons ATGTCCGCCATAAACTACCGCACCATAAACATCGACGCCCTCGACCCGGACTCCCCCCAGAACTTCCCCTTGGAATCGCTCCTGCCCGGTACGCTCCCCGCGCCCTCAAACTCCGGCGCCGCTGCACAAAACGCCCAGCAAGTCCGGCAGCTGCTGCGCTCGGGCGACCCCGCGGCGGCGCTGATCCATGTCCTCGACACCGCTCCGCTGGGTGGCGACGACAGCGCAAAGCAGGTGCACCTAGCTACGGTGATTGATGTGCTGCAAGGGATTAGGCAGGGTGATATGGGCCGCGTGCTGGCTGGAGCTCTGGAGGGGCCTGGCGGTGTTGAGAGAGGGGATTGCTTGATGAAGTATTT GTATAAGGGTATGGCCGCCGGAGGGCCAGGAAGCGGTGCACAAAGTCCGCGGAAGTCGATCTCGCCGGAGAGCACGGGGTTCTCGCAGGTCCAGGCGAGGAATCTAGGTGAAGGAGGTGGCGGACAGCAAATGAGTGTGCTTTTGAACTGGCATGAGAAGCTGGTTGAGTTGACAGGGACGGGGTCGATTGTGCGTGTCATGACGGACCGGAGGACTGTCTAA
- a CDS encoding FAD binding domain protein (COG:S;~EggNog:ENOG410PGSR;~InterPro:IPR025700,IPR036188;~PFAM:PF13434), giving the protein MHLHDILIIGAGPCGLAVAARLKEHTPSAIFTDAEHQRYHWINKHKGRMNLVRSRRRKNPSLGVPLPHGTTTGGAGMKEREKKKTQMRTSSVSSGSSENSSRSDSSATGNESATSVSDHGSDSEYEKEEENGPSMLVLDSTGTQWLERWNRAFKTLEIEQLRSPMFFHVDPGDRDGMLAYTTEQGREKDLWEISGCVGKEMSKHKKKKQQKQKQRNMKVIGDTEIDERDRKDYFSPSTGLFSDYCESVVQRYGLGRPGMIAEGDVVGICFNYVDELDSSRKVFTVTTRDGKVFYSKAVVLAVGPGGRKLLPFPLSAEEAEGACHSGEIRAFPSPNVKRKIQQRKETNVVVVGGGLSSAQIADMAIRKGVTKVWFILRSDFKVKHFDITLSWMGKFKNYEKAVFWSADTDEERIEMIKTARNGGSITPRYQKILRDHAAHGRVSIHPRTVITSKEYCSASKTWRLVTDPPIPDLPEIDYMYFATGMHMDVCELPLLQQMHRDYPIETIQGLPCLTDDLMWQADVPLFLTGRLAALRLGPGAPNLEGARLGAERIAWGMEEVLGKLAFGKDETDEQQVDQSKECFCGLGNRYAGLVDS; this is encoded by the exons ATGCACCTCCATGATATCCTCATAATTGGCGCTGGCCCCTGCGGtctcgccgtcgccgcccGCCTCAAAGAACACACGCCGTCTGCGATTTTCACCGATGCTGAGCATCAGCGGTACCACTGGATAAACAAGCATAAAGGTAGGATGAACTTGGTGAGGtcgcggcggaggaagaatccGAGCTTGGGTGTCCCATTGCCGCATGGTACTACTACAGGTGGTGCTGGTATGAAGGAgcgggagaagaagaagacacagATGCGAACTTCCTCGGTGTCGTCGGGGTCAAGCGAGAATAGCTCTAGGTCGGATTCTAGTGCGACAGGGAATGAATCTGCGACGTCTGTTTCTGATCATGGATCTGACAGCGAATAtgaaaaggaggaagagaatgggcCGTCCATGCTTGTGTTAGACTCTACAGGAACGCAATGGCTTGAGAGATGGAACCGTGCGTTTAAAACCCTCGAGATCGAGCAGCTCCGCAGTCCTATGTTCTTTCATGTTGACCCCGGCGATCGAGACGGAATGCTAGCCTATACAACCGAGCAAGGACGAGAAAAAGACCTTTGGGAGATATCGGGGTGTGTTGGGAAAGAGATGTCGAAGcataagaagaagaaacagcagaagcagaagcaacgAAACATGAAGGTGATTGGGGATACGGAGATTGACGAGCGAGACAGAAAGGATTACTTCTCGCCGAGTACAGGCCTGTTTTCGGACTACTGCGAAAGCGTTGTTCAGAGGTACGGGCTTGGTCGCCCGGGGATGATTGCGGAGGGAGACGTTGTGGGCATTTGTTTTAATTATGTTGACGAGCTGGATTCGTCGAGAAAGGTGTTTACGGTGACCACGAGGGACGGAAAGGTGTTTTACTCCAAGGCTGTGGTGTTGGCTGTTGGACCTGGAGGGAGAAAACTCCTGCCTTTCCCTTTGAGCGCcgaagaggcagagggcGCCTGCCACAGTGGTGAGATTCGAGCATTTCCGAGCCCCAATGTAAAGAGGAAGATTCAACAACGGAAGGAGACGAatgtcgtcgttgtcggcggtggATTGTCTTCAGCACAAATTGCCGACATGGCGATTCGAAAGGGAGTCACCAAGGTGTGGTTTATCCTGCGTTCTGACTTCAAAG TTAAACACTTTGACATAACCCTAAGCTGGATGGGAAAGTTCAAAAACTACGAGAAAGCCGTCTTCTGGTCGGCGGATACAGACGAAGAGCGTATAGAGATGATCAAGACAGCTCGCAACGGAGGCAGCATCACACCTCGATACCAGAAGATTCTTCGAGACCATGCTGCCCATGGGCGGGTCTCTATCCACCCGCGCACCGTCATCACTAGTAAGGAGTACTGCAGCGCCTCCAAGACCTGGCGCTTGGTTACGGATCCTCCCATCCCTGACCTTCCAGAGATCGACTACATGTATTTCGCAACGGGCATGCACATGGATGTGTGTGAGCTACCGTTGTTGCAACAGATGCACCGGGACTATCCAATCGAGACGATACAGGGCCTGCCATGCCTCACAGATGATCTTATGTGGCAGGCTGATGTGCCGCTGTTCTTAACAGGGCGACTGGCAGCTTTGCGTCTGGGCCCAGGGGCGCCTAACCTCGAGGGTGCAAGGTTGGGTGCAGAAAGGATCGCCTGGGGTATGGAAGAGGTGCTGGGTAAGCTTGCGTTTGGTAAGGATGAAACGGATGAGCAGCAGGTCGACCAGTCAAAGGAGTGTTTCTGTGGATTGGGGAATCGATATGCCGGGCTGGTTGATTCGTGA